TTTAAAACATTTAATGATTATCCCACCATTAACATGAGTAGAGATAATAGTCTGTTTAAATTTATCTATAATCGAATTGTTGATGTCTAACAACTCAATTGAATTAATATTCAACTAAATCACTCCTATTTCAACTATTATGATATCTATTTTACAGAATAGATAGTTTAGAATACTATATTTTTTCTTTCACTAACCTGTTCATTAACTTCATACCAATTATTTCAGACACACTCAGTTCTTACAATCAATTTCGAGTCAAAAAGGACGTTATATTAGATAATTGCGCCCTCGTATATTATTAATAACCAGATTTATTCTGGTTTTAGATCATTATTCTCTTTTCAAGATATAATGGTCTTATTCAGATAGAGGTTGTCGCTCGCGCCCTTGAAGCTATGTCTTCGTGTTATAGACTGACACCTCTTTCTTTATAGAACTATTCGAATGAGCTGGATGACACATTGTTGTCGTATATTGAACGAGGTTGGATATCCATAAAGTAAAAGAGGACTCTTCCATCTGATGACAATTATTTAGATGGTACTGTATTATGTTTTTTCTTGGAATTGATATTGGTAAACGTCATCACGAAGTTGAGTTAATAAATGATAAAGGGAATCCTGTAGGTAAGGCTTTACGTCCTCGAAATCAGGAAGCGAAAAACTACTTGATTATTTAAACGATCACGAAATTACACCTGATAATTTTACTTGTGGTATGGAAGCCACAGGACATTATTGGCTTTCAGTCTTCTCTATCCTACACAAGCTTGAATTTAAAATTACTGCGTTCAATCCGATGCAGTCAGGTGCCTTACGTAATTTTAATATGCGTAAGACTAAAACAGATTTATAGGATGCTTATCTTATTGCTCAAGTGATTCGAATTGATTCCCCCGACGAAACACCGTATGTTGAGGAAGACTTACTTCAACTTAGAAAATTAGAACCTCTACGATATACTCTAGTTGATCAAACTTCAGATGTTAAAAGGAAAATAATTGCGTTACTAGATCAGGTATTTCCTGAATACGAAGAGATATTCTCTGATGTTTTTGGCGCATCTTCTACTGAAATTCTTTTAAAATATCCTTTACCAGAGGGTTTATTACTCATTGATACAGACCAACTCGCTGAGTTACTCTACTGAGTTAGTAAAGGTCGTTATGGTCGATGGAGGGCAAGAAATAAAGCAGAACTATTGAAGGATAGCGCACAAAATAGCTTTGGTATTTCGATTAATTCAGACGTGTTTAAAATGCAAATTCACCTGTTATTTGAACAGATTAGTTTGTTTGAAAAGCAGCTAATTGAAATAGAGACAATGATGATTGAACTCTCCAATCGGCAAGAACATTTTCTCACGACGATTTCGGGAATAAGTGATGTAACAGCTGCTGTTATACTAGGTGAAATAGGTTCGATTAGTCGTTTTGAACGACCTGGACAACTTTTGGCCTTTGCTGGACTGGATGCTTCCGTTCATCAATCAGGTGATTTTACCGGTTCTAATACAAAGCTATCAAAGCGTGGTTCTCCTTACCTTAGAAGAGCTATATGGCAAGCTGCATTTGGCGCTAGTTTTCATGCCCCTGCACTTTCGCTCTACTACCAAAAATTACGAGATCGAGGAAAAGCTCATGGTACCGCAGTTGGTGCTGTTGCTAGAAAACTAACACATATTATTTTTGCGATTCTAAGAGATGAAAAACCCTATCAACCTCGTATTATCAAAGAAGAGAATAACTGACCTACGCTAATTATTTAAAAAGTGGAGAGGCTTAGGTTTTTTTGTCCTGCCTAAAAATCTAATCACAACTTAGATTTTTTTAAGTTAATACTTGACTATTTATAGCTGGTCTATAACTGAAGACTCGAATTCAAGATAATTCTACAAAACAGGAAAATAAATTTATTCAATATTGCTCCCTTAAGTTAAATAAGAGCCTTTATTTTGTTGAGTCAAACTTCATAACAACTGGTAAAAGTAATTCAAGTGTTGATTTTACATCTACTATAACTTCATTAAATTCATAATACAAAAATTCATTCTTTTCCCAGAATTCGTTATCAACTTGCAGAACTTGTACAAGTAGGTCTGCAGTATAAAAATCCCCTTCAACAAAAGGGTTAATTGCAAGCATGTCGATTGCTATTGGAATCATATAACTTAAACTCATTTTTTGACTTATCATTACTCTTATATCACCAGCATCAAAATCCTTGAGCTTTTTATTTCTTAAATCTGAGCATCTTTTTGTCAGGCTAGAATTAAATTCTTGTTCCTCTAATGAACCTTCCAATTCATTTAAAGTTTTATTTCTATAGAAATCACTCATTAACATTCACTCCTATCCAGAAATATCTTTATTCCACTTTTTGTGGATACCCCACCCGTTAGAAGAAAAACGTCACCTTTACATGAACTATTTATTCAATAAGTGCGCCCGATTGCCAAAGACTTGAATTCAAGATAATTACTCTTAAGTAACGGACTAGCTATCGATAGGAAAAGTACGCATAAAATCATTGATATCTTTGATTATATATTTTTCCCAGCCTAAATCTCTTATCTCTTTAGGAGTTGGGTTTCTTGTTTTCTCAATAGGTCGATAATCGTTAGTATCATTTAAAGACATTTTTTCTGGTGTATCCCATGTTGAGTCACATTCATCACAAACTAGAATCATTTTTTTTTCGCCTATATCCATCTTTATTTCGACCCAGCCTTGATTACATACAGGGCACCAATTAACCTTAATTTCATTTTCCCTTTTCATCAATAATCCCCTTAACCTATAATTATATTTCTTACTTTTTTGGATAAAAACAGCTACTTTCCATAATTATTACATTATTTAACACTACAGCTAACATCGTATTTTTAAAACCCATTCTTTAATTGAATTTTTTCTTGTATAAAAATAGCATATCAATTCACAAGCTGCTCAACAAGCTGGTCTTTTTTCATGAGAAAGGGACTTCCCTATTACAGAAAAGCCCTATTTATGGAATAACTAACCAGTTATGTATAAACCTTAAGCATTATTCCGAAATTAAATTAATCTTCTCCACTAAGTTTTCTAATACTGAATTTATATCAGCATAGCCATGATACCTAACATGGATGACGTTTTTTCCTTTAGAAGCAAGCAATTCCTTCATTTCCTTTTCCTCATGAACAATCAAAAGATCCAATTCTGGATGTTCTGTTTCTATAAAACCTTCTTTACTATCTTCATATCTATATCTTTCAATTAAATCAGAAATCAGATTATCCGTTAGGGCTGGTATATTTAGCTGATAAACTTGTGTATGAATAGAAGGTGAATATTCACCACTTCCATCTTCCCATATTTCCCCAGGAACCACACCCTGTTCATTTGTTTCATATTGCACGGGTGCCAATGGACTCCAATCATACGTATACCGGTTGCTCCAATCAATATTGTCACTCACATAGAAAGGTTCCCCTCTAACCAATGCTGGATTGTCTTCTACATCTGCTAACCTGACAAACGGTAAGTCAAGGTTTGTTTCGGGCAACGTTTTCATATCCATCTTTAGAATCTGAACGAACGGTATAATAGCACTCAATCCAACGACGATTGTAAAAAGAAAAGTGATGGTAGAGTGTAATCGATGGTGCTTCTTCCATGGAGCATGATGGTCAATCTGTTTGCCTTCAATAAGATTTCTTCGTAAAGCACGAATAGAAATGGATGCTTGAATCGAATTATAGGCTAAGTATCCTAAGAAGATTACTAAAATTATTTGTTGAATAGCCCCACCTTCCACCATAACTAAAGTTGGTGTCTTACTAAGAAACCAAGAAGCAGAAAACATACCAATAATTAAAACCGCAGCGACTATTACAATAACAGCATTTAAAGTTAATTTCTTGTCCAGTTCATTTATTGTATAAGACTGCTCGCCAGGATCTGTATGAAGCTCAGGTGCATCGAGTTCTTCAGGTGATGAAAATACATGAAAAAAACTATAGCTTGTTACATAATCCCAACCATAATCCTCATACATCTTTATTTGTTCTGGTGTAACCTTCTTCTTTATAGATACATCTATTCTATACTTCATTTTCTTAGGTTCCACTTTATCAAACTTTGCAAAATATATCCCCATTTTTTTTAGATGCAACCCTTTTGCAGCCATGTCTGCAAACCAACTTTCATGCTCGCCAATTCGCCAATAATCACTGGGCCGAAGTTTATGGACAGTTTTATTCATCCTCATCACCTTCCTCTAAAATGCTACTATCTTTTATCAAGGCTTTCAATCGACCATACTCTATACGTAAAGCCTGTTCCCCTTCTGGTGTTATTTGATAGGTCTTCCTTCTGCCATCATCTTTTGCTAGTGATATAAGACCATCTTTTTGCATTCGTGAGAGTACTCCGTATAGTGTCCCCGGTCCCATTTTTATCCTTTGATTTGATACTTCTGTAATTGCATGCATAAGCTGATACCCATGGTTAGGACGCATTAACGCTAATAGTACATAATACATGGCTTCTGTCATTGGTCCTCCATTATATGCCATTGTCTACTTCCTTTCCTTCATATATAAAGTTATTATGTTAAGCGATATATCGTATAGCATAATATTACATCATGAAATAACTAGAGTAAATGAAAATAACAGTATTTTCATATTCACAACAAAAAAACCGCCCTAAATAGCGATCTTCTATCTCAACTGACAGTATGATCTTTTTATTATCTCGAATTCAAATCTTCAACAATCTGGCCCTTTTCTTGAATAACTATATTATCATTCAGAATTTCTATCTCTAATTATAAAAATCCCTTTGGATCTATATCCAAAGGGTAAAACGTCGTATCTTTTTTATAAACATCGTGACTTTATTTTAAATCTACAAATTGTTTTGAGTTTATATTTATTATGTTGACAAGTGCCCCTGTTTGGCGAAGCAAAGTTTAGTAGAACCTATTCCCTATTGCTTTTCCGTCTCTACTAATGAAATTGGGTTTACTTCACCTACATCTAACAACACTTCATTATTATATAATAATTGAACTCTATCTAAAAACCATTCAACAGTCGATGGGTGGTCAATGTCTTCAGTATGCATATACATAATTGGCGCAAAGGTTTGTGCATAATAGCCTGCAAATTGATAATCAGATACAACCATATCATTTGCTACTGAACTACCTGTTTTATCTTTGAACCATTTACTTCCGATGCCGAACCCTGGGCTCTTCGTCCCAATTAGATCGTCCTCAAACGTATTTCCCCACAAACCATCAAATGCAACCCATCTATATAGTGGATTTGTTTCATAATCACTGCCGATTAATACAAAATTATTTTCTATATCCCATATCGGACCTCTGTCTGTTACATCACTTGGCAGCGGGAATCGGGAATAAGAATTTACTTTCGGGTAGCTAGCATGTGAAATCTTCGCAGAAAAACCTACAGGTCTAAATTCATCCATTAAGTCTACTTTGCGAACATTCATCTCATTACTACCATCAGATTCATTCACAAGAATGACATCATTCGTATTCATGAATTGTACGGAAGCTTGCTGGCCAAAGTCTAGAGGTGTGCCGACTGCTTTCGATCCATTCCATTTCGACCATTGAATCGTCTGACCATTCCACTGACCAATATTATAGTAAAGCTTGTCTCCACCTTCATGGATTTCAAAAATTTTCCCATTACTTGTCATCGTAATATCAGGTTCATTCCCCGTATCATAAAATGTCCCATTTGAAGTCCAATCAATTCTTTCTCCATTTAATGCCCCAATATTGTAATAGAGGTTTCCAGAGCTTTCATGCATTTCAATGATCGTACCGTTTGTAGCCGTAACAGACGGATTGTTTCCAGTATCATATTTCTTCCCTTTAATCATCCAATTTATTTTGTTGCCGTTTACTTCCCCTAGACTATAGTAAAGATTTCCTCCAGTAACTTCATTCTCATGGATTTCAACAATGGTATCATCTCCTATAAATGAAACAGTTGGTTCTTGTCCTGAATCATAATAGGTACCATTTGCAGTCCAGTTAATTCGATTCCCTTCAATCGTTCCAATATTATAATAAAGACTTCCACCTGTTACTTCGTTTTCATGTACTTCAATAATTTTCCCATCATCCGTTACCGTAACAGATGGATTTTGCCCTGTATCATATTTTGCTCCGGTACGAAGCCACTCAACCTCGTTCCCTACTATTCTTCCTAAATTATAATAAAGGTTCCCGCCCGTTAGTTCATTCTCATGAACTTCAACAATCATCCCGTCATTCGTTACAGTTACTGATGGTTTTTGCCCTGTATCGTAATCGCTACGTTCGTAGCTTTTAATATTTTCACTATAAGTAAACGGATCCTCATACCACTTTCCTTCATTTGAATGAGCAGCAAAGTATATCGTTTCAATTTCTTCAGTTTCTTTATTGGCAATCACTCTTATTTTTTCCCAATCGCCTTCATGAGCCCCTTGACCAAATGCTCCATCCATTACTCCGTTATACGGGTAAAAAAAGGAATATTGAACCCCAACTTGAGTATCATTTTCATACACTTGAGCATACGCTTTTGCTGACTTTAAGTCCCCTCTTTTTGTGGCCTCATCAACAATATTTAGTCTTAAGTTCTCATCCTTTGCATAGGTTAATGTACTGTTAAACCACAACAAACTACTCATTAGTAAAATAGCCGTGACGAATTTCCTCATCCTATTCTCCTCTTTCTACTCTCTTTTTGTTCAAATTGTACAGGAAGAAGTGGGAAAAAACAACAATTTTCAGAATTAACAGTAAATTAAGTTGATAGAACTATATATTTGGAAAAATTAACTACAAGGTTTTGCTATGAAGCTAAACTCACACAGAAACAAAGTGAGCATCTTAAACAGTTATAATATTAGAATGGCAAACCAAAAACGCCTAGAGATATTCTCTCTAAGCGTACGATAATGAATAATTGGAGTTAAAGTAGACCAATAGACCAACTAGGCCTCGCAATAATAGGTCATTTTCAAAAACTCAAATGTACTACCATTTGTTTCTTGCAAAAACGTTTTCTCTTCTACAAAGCCGACCTTTTGATAGACTTTTATCGCTCTTTGATTGAAAGTAGCGACTGATAACGTGATAGTTTTTGGTGCCAAGGTTGATTGTACAAACTCTAGCCCTGAATTAATGAACTCCAACCCATTCCCTTTCCCTGTCAGATTTGGATGCATTCCCAGTCCGATATCCACAGTGGTTGTGTCAGTCTTATTTACACTAAAGAAACCTATTAATCCCGTTTCGCTTGTAACCGCAAACAAGGAATCTCCTCTTGCTACAGGGTCTAAAAATTCAGCTAAATCCTCTTGATCTGCTTCCATATCATAAAAAGAATACTCCCCTTCATAATGCCATTCGTACGCAATCTCTTCTGCTTCTTGCTGTGTCATCTTAGTAAACTTGTATTCCATCATAATCCCTCCATGTCATCCTTTAATTGCTAGACTTCCACATGAATTCCGACTATTCAAGTCCAAAAATCATTATTCTCTTCTATAATCATATTGTGCATTTGGGACATCAATCGAATACCCATTAATGTTGACTGTATCTGCATCCGTCCAGTTGCTTGTTGCTGTATCCTCTCGGTCATTCCAATATATATTCTTTGTTACATCATCTTCTTCATGAAGGATTAATTCCCCTCGAACAGCATGCGACGTTGTCGCACCTACATTTGTGACATATGCCTTTAATGTAT
The DNA window shown above is from Bacillus spongiae and carries:
- a CDS encoding DUF2812 domain-containing protein; translated protein: MNKTVHKLRPSDYWRIGEHESWFADMAAKGLHLKKMGIYFAKFDKVEPKKMKYRIDVSIKKKVTPEQIKMYEDYGWDYVTSYSFFHVFSSPEELDAPELHTDPGEQSYTINELDKKLTLNAVIVIVAAVLIIGMFSASWFLSKTPTLVMVEGGAIQQIILVIFLGYLAYNSIQASISIRALRRNLIEGKQIDHHAPWKKHHRLHSTITFLFTIVVGLSAIIPFVQILKMDMKTLPETNLDLPFVRLADVEDNPALVRGEPFYVSDNIDWSNRYTYDWSPLAPVQYETNEQGVVPGEIWEDGSGEYSPSIHTQVYQLNIPALTDNLISDLIERYRYEDSKEGFIETEHPELDLLIVHEEKEMKELLASKGKNVIHVRYHGYADINSVLENLVEKINLISE
- a CDS encoding contact-dependent growth inhibition system immunity protein — encoded protein: MSDFYRNKTLNELEGSLEEQEFNSSLTKRCSDLRNKKLKDFDAGDIRVMISQKMSLSYMIPIAIDMLAINPFVEGDFYTADLLVQVLQVDNEFWEKNEFLYYEFNEVIVDVKSTLELLLPVVMKFDSTK
- a CDS encoding DUF5412 family protein, whose translation is MEMVNHNNRISFMKKAVLIGTFVGITVVTMISDGVYWLFYDLDQLPQGEFLTEKISPGGKYTLKAYVTNVGATTSHAVRGELILHEEDDVTKNIYWNDREDTATSNWTDADTVNINGYSIDVPNAQYDYRRE
- a CDS encoding PadR family transcriptional regulator, encoding MAYNGGPMTEAMYYVLLALMRPNHGYQLMHAITEVSNQRIKMGPGTLYGVLSRMQKDGLISLAKDDGRRKTYQITPEGEQALRIEYGRLKALIKDSSILEEGDEDE
- a CDS encoding GNAT family protein, translating into MEYKFTKMTQQEAEEIAYEWHYEGEYSFYDMEADQEDLAEFLDPVARGDSLFAVTSETGLIGFFSVNKTDTTTVDIGLGMHPNLTGKGNGLEFINSGLEFVQSTLAPKTITLSVATFNQRAIKVYQKVGFVEEKTFLQETNGSTFEFLKMTYYCEA
- a CDS encoding transposase, with translation MKDSAQNSFGISINSDVFKMQIHLLFEQISLFEKQLIEIETMMIELSNRQEHFLTTISGISDVTAAVILGEIGSISRFERPGQLLAFAGLDASVHQSGDFTGSNTKLSKRGSPYLRRAIWQAAFGASFHAPALSLYYQKLRDRGKAHGTAVGAVARKLTHIIFAILRDEKPYQPRIIKEENN